ACAGGTTTGAACGATTGTAGGACCGTCCTGATTTCTGCAGGATTGTTATACTCAAATTGAAGTCCTGTTTCGCTCCAACATCAATAACCTTTActcacacaaccacatgcataacaagcacacactgaacacacaaacacccccacaccccccctatacacacacacacacacacacacacacgttaattTCACATTCAAACATTGAAGTCAGTATTAATTTTGTCACTGAGAGAAGTGAAATGTCCACAGTGAGGTCTCTATACTCACTAAGAACAACCTGAGCcccaaatatattttcttatttatttttgttttatttttcttacttttctcCACATTTGAtcttacattatttaaatgtactttcagTTTAATTATTCTGTTTTAGACTTCAGCTCATACTGCAATTATTGACTTACATAGTATTAATGCATTTGaacacacttaaaataataGATCCAAATATTTTAACATGCTTATTCTTTTAACGGTAATTTAAATCCCTAATATTTCtgattaaatattacaaattcACAAAGAAACCccaagaaaaaatacaaacagaccagaaaaacaggattttaaaactgtaactaaaagacaacacacacttcagaaatctaaatgtgtgtatcagtgtgttaGTGTTACCTGTGCAGGTAGACGGTGTTGTTCAGACGGTGGCACTGCGCAGAGTGAGCTGAACTCAGGTCAGTGTCCGTCAGAGCGCCGAGCCGCAACCTTTGAGACTTCGATCCTCTGACCGTCAAAAACACCAGCCGTCTTTATCCGGATCAATGCCCgcgcgcaaacacacacacacacacacacactttaggcTCCAGGATATTTCAGTGTAACCACATTTAGGATGAGAACATAATATTCTTTGAATTcttgaacatttgaaatgatttcaaCCCTTGTAcgtcacatttgttttgtgttaacGCACAAGACCTTTCCTTCGTCACAGTAACGTCAGCTCCTTTAGTCAGTGTGTAATTATCACGTGTCGAAACgtcaaaaaaagcacaatttattAAAGTCGTGCTTTTATTCTGTAGCAGCTCAGCTCCCGCTTCAACCTTGGTTTTATTGACTATTTTCTACCAAATCTACCGTTTGCTGTATTGGACAAATTCATTCTATTACCCTGAAAGTAATAAGACCAAACCCTTGAATTGATTGGGTTTTTGTCAGCTATAAAATACACGGTGGCTTTATGTTACACACATTCaaaggattacatttttaagtttgaaTAATATTTGGAATTGATATCCTCTAAGTTAACGTcatgaaaaatgtgtcaaagattaaaatcacacaaaaaaagcattcagGCTTTAAAAGTACTATGAATTTTATTTGTGaaatcataaatataaaataatgtgcaaaaggacatttcacattaaaacaggaagtgacgacaaaataataataacacatttcatttacgCACAAAACTGTCGAAAAGTTACACATTGAAAAATGTTCCAGCAGGTTTCAGTTTCACACCAGACAGCATATTAAAAAAACTCCAGATTTTAAAACCTTCAGGTCCTTTAATTAAAGAGCAACTGCTTTCCTGTGTTTTTGGCTCTTGAGTTTCCAAACCAAGCAGCTCAGACACACCAGACTCCATTTAAAACACCACTGTTTTTAAAGCCACTGTCACCTTTTGATTAACACGTCACTTGTTAATCTCGCAGAATGTGTCCATCTTTGAATTAAGTAGGGAGGCAGCTGTCTCGGGGTGATTCAGCACCAGACTGCCTTTagaaaataacacttttacAGTCCCCAGCAGCTTTGAGACAGCTGGTGATCAGGTGCGATCAGAAGTCTTTGGGCTGGTGTGGAAGCACTGCTTTGACACAAGATTCAATCCAATAAATCCATGAGTTTTTAAAGCCATTAAGACCTTTGAAATGGCTGGTTTTCTACTGGTTTGGTGTTTGTCTCTGGGCACTTTGAGTCAAAACCTTTtcaaaaataacacttttaaagtCACCAGCAGCTGCGAGACAGCAGGTGATCTGGTCTCAGGGTGTTTCAGGTGGCATCAGAAGAGCCTTTAACAGAATTCATTCAAAGATGTACCGTTTTTAAAATCTTGCCTGGTGTTAGACGAGGCTGGGCAGCTGTCTCAGGAGATTTGGCACGAGCACCAATGAGACAGCTGGTGATTTATCTCAGGGTCCGTTATGTAGGGTTTGCTCAGCTGTCTGATGAGCCTTCGCTGGTTGTCAGTTGTTGGTCTCAGGGAACTACGAGTCACATCAAACCAAGCACCACACTTTAGTCCTTAAAAGATTGAAGAAAAGCTTCTAAAGCACCTTTGAGGTGAGTGGTTTTCTGGTGAAAGCTTATTTCAGGGGATTTCAGGCAGCTGTCTGATGAGCGTTTGGGTCCAGACTCTATTCAAACAAAAACTGATTCTAAATCTTACAAAGGATTTCAGTGGAAGTTGAAAGTGCAGTTTGAGTTGCTATTGGAAGAGGCTCTAGCACCAGACTCGATCAAATAAATTAGAGTTTTTAAAGCACCTTTAAGGCATGTGGTTTCTGGGGTTTGTCTCACAGGTTCCAGACTCCATTCATGAACCCCAGCTCTGCTGAGTCAGAAGAGTTTGGGCAGCTGTCGGAGGCGGCTCAGGTCCAGGATGTTCCCGACTGACCCCTCTGTCTGACGGCTGCTCGCCCTAGTCAAAGATGGCCGCCTGCTGGAGCAGTTCTCCTTGTCGGCGGCGGGTTTAGCATCCCCGGCTAACAGCTGCATTTTGGGCCGCAGGTCCCTGATCAGCTGACTCTGTGGGAAGAGCTTCACGTTCAGAGCTTCGGTCAGCGGTGAAcgatcttcctcctcctcttcctcgccaTCCTCCTCCTCGATCAGCCCGTACCTCCTCATGTACTTTCTGGTGGCGAGGGACATGTTGCTAGGCGACATCAGGGAGACGTTGGAGGAGGGGGCAGGGCTGTGGCGTGGGGGGGCGTGACCTCCCAGAGAAAGCCTGCTGAGCTGAGAGTCGCTCAGGTAACGCAGAGCAATGGCGTTCGCCTCCAGACTCAGGTCCACGCTGCCGCCCGGGAACAGAGTGCTCGTTGTCGGGTCGGAGACGCTGAGGCGGGACAGAACCGCCGCCGGGTTGATGCTCGCCAGGGTGctgacacacaaaaacacccagAGTTCACATCAGGAGTACGTTAAAAGTTAAAGTAAGTCACATGtctcagaagaagaagaagaagaacactgGGCTCAGGTCTTAGACAGAGGTCTCAGACAGAGGTCTCAGACAGAGGTCTCAGACAGAGGTCCAAAAGGAGTGCTGCTTGTCCTGAAGATGTCAGAATTGTGAGTATTTTGgccaaattctgactttttgtcaaaatgtttttttaaatgttcatttttttccaaaaatatcaagactgacttttttcagaaaagTTCTACCTGTTACTTAAACATCTTTCTGAAAATCAGAAATCtgacttttctttcaaaatgtggaCTTTTCTCAAAGTTGGAGAATTTTGgaattatgacttttttctcaaaacttttaaaaccaaatctcaatatttggactttttttgaaacatcttacatttcttttttaacaaaatgcaatttctgtagttttttctccaaatatctattgtttttacttttttcagccactaaatgtattattattttaaatcagaaaattCTGACCTTGAATTCTCCAAAGTCAGGAAGTTTATTTATAACTGTTTgttctgggctctggtttcagacagagggtgaaaagaggtttttgaacattaaaggatgtAGACAAAGGCCCcctaaataaaatatcaacctAAACAAACAGTTTGGTGAACAAATGATGATTttagaaaaccccaaaagaacCCAGGAACTAATGATGAATAAATGTCAGAACCAGGTGATCCGTTACCTGCTGCTCTCCACGGTTCTGTGAGTAACTCGGTTGGACTCGCTCAGATCTTCCTCCTCCACGTTCACTCCGAGTTGCTGCAACTGCCTCACTGTGGCATCCAGCACCCGGTCCCCCCGCCCACTCTGCCTCCtcctggaggaagaagaggaagacgaggaggaaacCACAGACAAGGCTCCTCCTTCTGGACTCCTCCACGTTGTGTTTACTGTCTGACTCCTGCAGCCGGCTGGTCAGCTGATTCTGTGGACGCAGGAATAAATCATGATCAAGAAAATTCAGAGAAATCAAGATTAGGAACAGTTCCCCAGCATCATGTGAAGAGCTGCATGTCGTTGATATTACCATGAGGTTCTGGTAGAagttctgctgctcctcctcaggGCGGTACATGCTCACACTCTCCCCCAGAACCGGGCTCTGCAGGCCGCTGAGGCTGAGCAACACAGAACAGGGGAAATGTTCCTGTGAGGCTGATTGATGCGTGAACAATTATTTTGCCTGTAGTGTCTAAATGAAGCTAACAGATGCTAAATGAAGCTAACTGATGCTAAATGAAGCTAACTGATGCTAAATGAAGCTAACAGATGCTAAATGAAGCTAACAGATGCTAAATGAAGCTAACAGATGCTAAATGAAGCTAACAGATGCTAAATGAAGCTAACTGATGCTAAATGAAGCTAAATGAAGCTAACAGATGCTAAATGAAGCTAACAGATGCTAAATGAAGCTAACAGATGCTAAATGAAGCTAACAGATGCTAAATGaagctaacagaagctaacagatGCTAAATGAAGCTAACAGATGCTAAATGAAGCTAACAGATGCTAACAATCTCACCTATGTCgggagggggaggagcaggCGGCCTCCTGACCTGTGATGTCACTTTTCCCAAGTCCATGATCACTTACGGAAAGGTCAGTGTGTGAGGGGGGTttaaatgaggaggaggaggaggaggaggggggaggtgaTGATGAGGAAGGGTGAGGAGCCTGAACCTCCTGATGAAGGAGGGGAGACGAGATGGGATCCCCCCAGAACAGACTGGCACCTGAAACAGGaatttaattaatgaattatCTACCTGTCTGCACCGTTCACCCCCCCGGCACCGCCCCTCACCTGTCCCCACGGCGATGTTGGCGGTGCTCCTTGgcgtctcctcctctctgtgggaGGTCTGCAGTCTCCCTTGAGCCTCCAGCAGCATTTGAACctgaagacacacagacatcagCTGCTCTGCTCCTGCTGAGAGGAGCAACCTGACGAACCTCCTCTCAACTCACCTGAGCTTGCAGGAGGCGCAGCTGCCGGTCCTGATGGAGGAGCAGCTGGTAAGTGTCCACCCCCCCCACCTGATCTCCTCCACAgcacagggagggaggagggtggCTGCAAgcacagggaggaagaggaggaggaggaggagagcaggagggaggaggaagagaaggttGGCTgctggagggaggaggggtgaggCGGTGGGAGGAtgggggaggaaagggaggtgaattgtgatgaagatgatgtgaGGGTGGAGCAGGAGGAGTTTGATGAAGTAAGACTGAAGGCGCAGGAGTCTGATTGttgcaggagggaggaggagtgaGGAACTTggatgatggaggaggaaaaTGAGGAGAAGCAAAAGAGgtgtgatgatgaagatgatgggaggacagagcaggaagaggagctgaaagTCGGTcggagaaggaaggaggaggagtgtgaTTAGATTGAAGACTgctggagggaggaggggtttgGAAATGGGAGGATGAAGCTGGAAAAGGAGGAGCAACAAGAGGAGAGGTGTGATGTTTATGGGAGGTTGATtcaggaagaggagcagagagacgaggggaggaaggaagaagaggagtgtGATTAGTTGGATGTCTGCTGGAGGAAGGGGTGTGGAGATGGGTggatggaagaggaggagtttGGTGAtgatgaagggaggaaggagCAGGGTGGAGCTCAGgggaggagaagatggaagTACAGTTGTAGTTGTTGGAGGAACAGCAGGAGCAGGGCTGCTGCAGGTGGGAGTTGGGGGTGCTGTGGAGGTGAGGAAGAGCAGCAGGTCTgggagctgaggaggaggaagagtttccaggtggaggaggagcagactTCCTGTCAGATGGAGGTCTGTGGGCGGGACCAGGGTCCGGCCTGATGTTCTGATTGGAGGAGAAGCTGCTGTCAATCAGCAGAGAGAGTTCAGGGACCGACGGCTGAACTCCACGAGCCTggaatgtaaaaaaacaatccagacACGTTTTATAAACTCAATATTGATTCCAGAATAACCCTGTGACGTTATTAAAATATCTCAGTGTTAggatgtatgtaaatgtgtttcccATGAGTAAACACGGCCTTCTGTGTGATCTGTGAGCTGACCTGCTgggcagggggggtgggggctgggGGACGGACGGGGAGACAGATCTTCATCCTCGACTCCAGAGTCCTGAtcgcagacagacagaccggCAGCTCTGAGGACAAACAGACCGTGACAAACATCAGACTCTGATTGGCAGATCCCACAGACTGTAGGAGCTTTACTTTAACACTGAGGCGACCCTGGTGGTTTAACCCCCATCAGTGGGACAATAAAACACTTCCCAGGGAAACTCAGCTGAGCCCTCCTCCACgctgcacacacaaaacagattgataaaatattgaattaGAATAGAGTAGAAGAATATCTGTGTGTTACCTGTTGAAGGAGGTGTGAGCCTCTCTGAAGGTCTCAGTGTGTCGGCTGTCTGCTGTCAGCTCACACTGCAGCGTCCGGCCCTCCACACCCACCTGCTGGAGACACAGGCGAGTCCACACTCACTAACCATCTTTTGACTGAGATTATTGTCAAGTCTTCAACTTTCCGAAGGTCTTTGAACTAATCATATTGTTTCCAAAGAGCTGCAGGAGTTTTATTTTGCTACTCTCCACCTCTATCATTACTCTCATAAAGAAGCGTcctgtgtgtcaggtgtgttgTTACCTGGTAGAGAGTGACAAACTGCGAGCCGCACAGCAGCTGGTAGTCCAGATGTGCTCCGGATCCTGATCCTCGACACTGGAAGAACTGAGGAGCGCTGTGTGTGGAGCTGAACAAAACGATGAGGAAACAGCCGCTCTCTGAAAAAACTCTGAAACACAAgaggaagctaatgttgggctataaaggaactacagcatggtcacatgacttcacggcaccaccgctaagctaaaggtggctaatgttgggctataaaggaactacaggaCGGTCACAGAGCAGCCAACAGAATAGGTTGATATTAACCAGACCTGGATCAGATTCATGATGAAGTATATAGAGTAATATCAGTGGGACTGTAACTCACCTGTCCTGCAGGGCGGAGCTGTAGAGGAACCTGAGACACCAGGCCCACACCTGAGGGCTGTAGATGTGAGTGACTCCACTCAGCCAGCTGACACACCACGGGAGGAAGAGGtccattaaaataaagacaacaccatcaaaactgcatttcattgcttttgttaatgtttgtttaaagttaATGCTCATTCTCCACTAGAGACATTTGTATGTGTCCCACATTCAGTAAGTGTACGTTAACAGAAAAGGTAAATCCAAAGTGCTGATTCTCCAGATAGTTGTCTAATGAAACATCAGATTGACTCACAGTCCAACCAGCGGCAGGCTGGAGGCTTTAGGGTCAGactccagcagcaggagcagcttcCTGGTCTGATCCATGGTCAGAAAcctgcagacagaaacacacgGAGCAGTGAGAGGGAACGCCATCAGAGGAACCCTCTCTGATACCGCTTCAACGACCAGATCGCACCAAGAGCTGAGTGGCATTATTTGTAGGCTGGAGAGGGATTTATGTGAGCAACAACAGTTCACGGCGAGTACAACACGAGTACAAAGTGATGGAGTAGAATAGAAAGTCAATAAGGAACAGAAAGTGTTTTGTAGAGGGGGGGAAGTTGTTTGAGAAGTCTAGCATGTAATTTTATCTGTCGTCCTGAACAGAGGAGCGAAGTGTCTCACCCTCTCTGAGGCCTGCTGCTCTGTGGCGgtcggctgctgctgctgaggctcCGCTGCAGCGCGGTGGGGATGATGGGCACGGAGCGCACCGGCTGCACCTCCACGCTGATGGACGGACAGACAGCCGACCAGCTGAGGACGAATACCGCAGAGTCAGCCTGCTGAGTCAGGACcacatgacctctgaccttcagCAGCTGACTCAGCTCCAGAGCctgtctgctgctcacacactgctgcagagcctggggggggggacagagaaAAACGACATGTCTGCTGTGAAATAAAAGCTTTCTACGATGGCTTATAAGGTTGGCTGTacgtaaaatatatatattatggaGCCCGGAGAGGGAGGTAATGTTCTGAGATTGTGCATCATATTCTCAAAGAGAAATCAAAAGGGACGTTTCAGAAAGAAACTGCTGCTGGTGACATAAAGGAGACgttgccatgacaacagcaTCTTTCCTGCAGCTTGCTTTTGTTACGCATCTGAATTCTGCTCGAAGGTGTAAGCAGGAACAAACACATGATGCAGCTCTTGTAAAATGTTTGTACCTGTTTaagtttctttattttaatggcCCACTTGGGATACATTTCTCTGAAACCCCTTAGTCTTGTTTATGCTGACTCGTCTATTCCGTTTATTTTCAACACACTTCAAACTGAGCTGAGGTGGAATTATTATCACCAGCCACTACGACTGGaaagatttaaatgtgttggactTCAACAGAATTTaccaaacagaaacactgatgaTGATACGGATATAGGATGGCCCTACCTTGAAGCAATGGTGCAGCTCAGCCTCTGATTGGACAGCGTCAGACGCGTCCTCCTGCGTGGAGAACAGGCAGGGGACCAGGACGTCTCCGGGCAGCAGAGCTGAGGGGACCCTGCCCGGGGGGCCGGCCTGACCCCGACCCGGGTCAAAGCGGTCTAGAGTAACGGTGACCCCCTCCTCATCTGAAaccacaggggggggggggaacagggGAGgagttattattataatgatcCTACAGCTGGGCCAATCAGAGGGGAGCAGGTGAGCTCTTACCTGCGTCCACACACACCGAGCCCAGGAGGAAACACGGGACGCTGGGCTTGTTGCTGTGACGGGCATGACGCTGAGCCAGTCGCAGAGCTTTCTCCAGCAGCACCAGGCGGGGCttcctgtaaaaacacacacacacacacacacacacacacacacttaatgtcCAATGTACCTGCTGTGAAAGTGGAGTTTAAACACTGACTCTGATGACAGTAAAGTAATGCTGCTTAAGTTTTAAACCTCTTTTgacacagtgtttgtgtgtgtgtgtgtgtgtgtgtgtgtgtgtgtgtgtgtgtgtgtgtgtgtgtgtgtgtgtgtgtgtgtgtgtgtgtgtgtgtacctgtgagCGCAGAGCTGGAGGCAGAGCTTCTCTCCTGCAGGGCTGCCATCCCACAGAGCTAATCTGGATTTGGGGAAACTGAGCGGAGTGACAGAGTTCATCGAGGTTCTGCAACAACACAGAAGAGATAAGAGGGAGTTCATATCTGTTCATTGAACAGCAGGTTTTCACAGGTATCGATGCAAAACTgtaagaggagaggaaatacaaataaaagctgGTTGCAAGAATCCGGAAAAatctcattaaaatataaatgattgatcattaaagtgttctcagagctggtaaaggtgcagctagttttaatggctttgtatactgcagggtagctgctggattagtgaactacagtctgatttaaaggggattatatttactatcattaatcctaatctgcctagcaactaaagggattcaataaatgtagtggagtaaaagtacagttacctctgaattgtactgAAGAATAAGTAAACAGTAGCAACAGTATCAACCTCGttacagtacagtacttaagtacatttacaccactgtacaacacacacagccaaaccccccccccccccccaccaagcAGGTGTATTTACATCACTTGAACCATGCCAACGTGAACTCACCCTCCTCTCCTAATGTTGTCCGGAGTGAAAACAGCCTCAAACACTCCGGACGGAAGAGCCTGGAAGTTCACCGGGCAGCTCATCCCCGCTGAGGCCCACGGAGAGGCACTATTTAACGGTCACTGAAAACCAACAACCCAACCGGAGCTCCAGCTAACTCCTGCTAGCCGCgttagcttcctcctctcagccGAACAGATCAGTGTTATCTTCCCATAAAGACGATAACGAATCCTTTAATTGAGTCCCGAACTTTTATTTACCTGTCGTTTGACTGAATAGTTATATATTACAGTTTTACTTCAAACTGTCCgcagagaacaacaagagattTAATAATGGCGCTGTTTCTTCTCTCCACTGGCGGGGCAACTCAGCCAGCCAATGGGAAGCCGAGCTGAACCCATCCTGACCAATAACGTTGCGCTTCGCTCTCCGTCTTCCTCTTTGCCTTCTTGTGTCGTCTACAGCAAGATTAAATGGACTGAAGCTTTATAGTGCCCCCACAGGTTGAGATTGATAATGGAGGACCACGCAGTTTTTATACAGAATGCGAATcaagttttatttaatgtatttcatcCATTTAGTTATaatattcagaatcagaatacctttattcgtcccacatAAGGGAAAATACATTGTAACAGCAAACATGAAgatagagacacaaaataaaacactatttatGAAAAGATtatacagataaataaaataaaataagaagtgATTCCAAGTTACATTTGTAATATAGTTTTCCAATTATATATTGTACACACGTGTTTTTGCACAACAGTGGTGTCATAGTCTCCCAAATTATAAATCATTACTATTTCTACTACATTTTTTATGATACTTTATTGCTGTTTTGTATGTACTGTAAGGTTACGTATTATATTACTACCGTCAACCTTTTGTTGTATCTCATATCCTGTACCATCATAgttaatgaatatttatattatattatgttcaTATGCTTTGATTTTTGCATTATAATATAAATTGTCGAGCGCACTAGAGTAAACTCAAACCTGTGGCcgttatttttgtatatttactgtttaaaaaataataatatttacctcttaatgtgtgtatgtatgtgtatatatatatatatacatatacatggGTTGTaaggtgtgtatgtatgtatatatttctttggatacaagcggccgaaatgggatttctccgcagggtggcatctcccttagggataaggtcagaagttcagtcatccgggaaggactcggagtagaaccgctgctccttcgcgttgaaaggagccagtttaggtggttcgggcacctagtgaggatgccacctgggcgcctccctagggaggtgttccaggcacgtccagctgggaagagaccgaggggtagacctaggaccaggtggaggggttatgTCTCTTctctggcctgggag
This DNA window, taken from Eleginops maclovinus isolate JMC-PN-2008 ecotype Puerto Natales chromosome 9, JC_Emac_rtc_rv5, whole genome shotgun sequence, encodes the following:
- the stil gene encoding SCL-interrupting locus protein homolog; translation: MSCPVNFQALPSGVFEAVFTPDNIRRGGTSMNSVTPLSFPKSRLALWDGSPAGEKLCLQLCAHRKPRLVLLEKALRLAQRHARHSNKPSVPCFLLGSVCVDADEEGVTVTLDRFDPGRGQAGPPGRVPSALLPGDVLVPCLFSTQEDASDAVQSEAELHHCFKALQQCVSSRQALELSQLLKVRGHVVLTQQADSAVFVLSWSAVCPSISVEVQPVRSVPIIPTALQRSLSSSSRPPQSSRPQRGFLTMDQTRKLLLLLESDPKASSLPLVGLWLSGVTHIYSPQVWAWCLRFLYSSALQDRVFSESGCFLIVLFSSTHSAPQFFQCRGSGSGAHLDYQLLCGSQFVTLYQQVGVEGRTLQCELTADSRHTETFREAHTSFNRAAGLSVCDQDSGVEDEDLSPRPSPSPHPPCPAGQLTDHTEGLQPSVPELSLLIDSSFSSNQNIRPDPGPAHRPPSDRKSAPPPPGNSSSSSAPRPAALPHLHSTPNSHLQQPCSCCSSNNYNCTSIFSSPELHPAPSSLHHHQTPPLPSTHLHTPSSSRHPTNHTPLLPSSPRLSAPLPESTSHKHHTSPLVAPPFPASSSHFQTPPPSSSLQSNHTPPPSFSDRLSAPLPALSSHHLHHHTSFASPHFPPPSSKFLTPPPSCNNQTPAPSVLLHQTPPAPPSHHLHHNSPPFPPPSSHRLTPPPSSSQPSLPPPSCSPPPPPLPPCACSHPPPSLCCGGDQVGGVDTYQLLLHQDRQLRLLQAQVQMLLEAQGRLQTSHREEETPRSTANIAVGTGASLFWGDPISSPLLHQEVQAPHPSSSSPPPSSSSSSSFKPPSHTDLSVSDHGLGKSDITGQEAACSSPSRHSLSGLQSPVLGESVSMYRPEEEQQNFYQNLMNQLTSRLQESDRALSVVSSSSSSSSSRRRQSGRGDRVLDATVRQLQQLGVNVEEEDLSESNRVTHRTVESSSTLASINPAAVLSRLSVSDPTTSTLFPGGSVDLSLEANAIALRYLSDSQLSRLSLGGHAPPRHSPAPSSNVSLMSPSNMSLATRKYMRRYGLIEEEDGEEEEEEDRSPLTEALNVKLFPQSQLIRDLRPKMQLLAGDAKPAADKENCSSRRPSLTRASSRQTEGSVGNILDLSRLRQLPKLF